CACGCCGCCGTTTGGTTTAACGGCATTAGGCAGCCGCACCTGCATGCGAGTATCCGTAATAATGAAGTCAACTTTTTTTACCACATCCCCGCGATCGATAGCAACCGATTCTATCTCATAGCCACTGGTATGCTGGGTGGGCGCAGCATCGGTATAATAATTCGACCGCGCGTCTTTTTTGTAAGTATTCTGATCCAGTTGCAGCCATAAATATTGTAATGCATCAGGGCTATTGTTCAGGTAGTCAATAGTTTCCGTAGCGGAAAGCGTTTTAGTATTTGTGTCGATGGCGGCCTTTATCTGGTAATTCACCCTGTTCTGCCAGTATTTAATACCAGGCTCACCGTTAGCTGCGTGCTGATCGTTGCCGCGTTCGGGATAGAACATCGGGGCAAAAAGGTCGGCGGGCTGGTAATTGGATATGATAGTATCCGCAGTTACCGGCCGGTTTTTCCGTTGCGCCTGTACAAAAAATGCTGTCAGAATGATAAGGCAGGTGAGTATAGATCGTAATTTCATAAAGGTGCCGCAATAAGGGTCGCAATATACAAAGGATAGCTATATTTTGTATTTGATTTGATAATGGGGCTAAGGTTTAATTACGTTATAGTTATAATCCGTTTTTTTAATATTTTTTTTATGGAATTGATAAGCGATTTGCATCTGTTAATAAAAAGACCGTATGAAATCTATCAAACAAATCACAATTCCAAATCCATGCAGTCAGTCGTGGCAGCAAATGACAGCCGTTGAACAGGGACGCCATTGTGAAAACTGTTGTAAAACCGTAGTAGACTTTAGCGGAATGACCAACAATGAGGTCATCAGGCAACTTTCCAATGTCAGTAATATATGTGGTCGGTTTGAACAACATCAATTGGCCAATATCAATAATACACCTTGTGCGGATAATTTACCTGGCGCAAGCTGGTGGAAGCGCGCCCTTGTTTGTTTAACTCTGGCGGGAACAATTTCTGCCTGCAAAGTCAGTGATCTTGTCAAACAAGGCACTGAAGCTAAGACCGATATTTACAAAAATGATCGAAAACCTACGACCGGCGACAATTCAAAAGACATTAATGCTGTCATGAAAAATAAATCTAAAATCATGATAAAAGGAAACGTAACCGCTAAAGAGGATGGACTGCCGCTAC
Above is a window of Mucilaginibacter ginsenosidivorans DNA encoding:
- a CDS encoding carboxypeptidase-like regulatory domain-containing protein, producing the protein MKSIKQITIPNPCSQSWQQMTAVEQGRHCENCCKTVVDFSGMTNNEVIRQLSNVSNICGRFEQHQLANINNTPCADNLPGASWWKRALVCLTLAGTISACKVSDLVKQGTEAKTDIYKNDRKPTTGDNSKDINAVMKNKSKIMIKGNVTAKEDGLPLPGAVVKLTGTTIMAEANVNGDFKITVPAENAKLAISFVGYETKEILVKENDNPSYKIALSSNSVSMGEVVIVKTRSSRPKNVWIRVRGILGSYSVLAPDIKDYISSNW